The Methanobacterium sp. BAmetb5 genome includes a region encoding these proteins:
- a CDS encoding SulP family inorganic anion transporter, producing MSFISKLKTKTKNLNTKNEILSGTTVALALVPEAIAFSLIANVNPLVGLYTAFIIGLITAMLGGRPGMISGATGAVAVVVIALVATHGVEYLFAAVVLMGFIQIAIGLFKLGKFIRLVPQAVIFGFLNGLAIIIFTSQFEQFQAADGGWLTGPLLWTMLGFVALSMAIIYLLPKFTKAIPSSLAAIIAVSAITIGFQIPTKTVGDIASIGGSLPAFHIPLVPINLETLAIILPYSIVMALVGLIESLLTLNVIDEMTETRGRGNKESVAQGVANTVCGFFGGMGGCAMIGQSIINVNSGGRNRISGVTAALGLLIIVLAGSSLVEKIPMAALVGVMFMVALGTFEWASLRIIKKVPRTDVMVMIIVAGVTVIFNNLAIAVIIGVIISALSFAWNSAKKIHAHITYDENQVKHYGIDGPLFFGSTTAFKEIFDYVNDPDQIVVDFSESKVMDHSAIEALNCMTQKYAKLGKSVHLKHLSEDCRTLLDNASEIIDVNLWEDPHYKIADNNLE from the coding sequence ATGTCCTTTATAAGTAAACTAAAAACTAAAACAAAAAATTTAAACACGAAAAATGAAATTTTATCCGGCACAACAGTGGCTTTAGCCCTCGTACCAGAAGCAATTGCATTTTCATTAATTGCCAATGTAAATCCTTTAGTTGGGCTTTACACGGCTTTTATCATTGGTTTAATCACCGCAATGCTAGGTGGCAGGCCCGGAATGATTTCAGGTGCTACTGGAGCAGTGGCCGTAGTAGTTATTGCCTTAGTGGCAACCCACGGAGTTGAATATCTGTTTGCAGCCGTGGTATTGATGGGATTTATACAGATAGCTATAGGTCTTTTCAAACTTGGAAAATTCATCCGCCTTGTACCACAAGCGGTGATATTCGGATTTCTTAATGGTCTGGCCATAATCATTTTCACTTCTCAATTTGAACAGTTCCAAGCTGCTGATGGGGGATGGTTAACCGGACCTTTACTGTGGACAATGTTAGGATTTGTAGCTCTATCCATGGCCATAATCTATCTTTTACCTAAATTTACCAAGGCTATTCCCTCATCTTTAGCTGCAATTATAGCTGTTTCCGCCATTACAATTGGTTTTCAAATTCCAACAAAAACCGTGGGAGACATAGCATCAATCGGAGGAAGTTTGCCTGCATTTCACATACCCTTGGTACCAATTAATCTGGAAACCTTGGCAATCATATTACCCTATTCAATTGTTATGGCATTAGTAGGTCTAATTGAGAGCTTATTAACCTTGAATGTTATTGATGAAATGACCGAAACTCGTGGAAGGGGCAATAAAGAAAGTGTAGCTCAGGGAGTTGCAAATACAGTTTGTGGATTCTTTGGAGGTATGGGTGGCTGTGCCATGATTGGTCAGAGTATTATAAATGTTAATTCAGGGGGTAGAAACCGGATTTCTGGAGTCACTGCAGCACTTGGACTATTAATAATAGTTTTAGCCGGTTCTTCACTTGTAGAAAAGATCCCTATGGCGGCATTAGTGGGAGTAATGTTTATGGTTGCTCTAGGTACATTTGAATGGGCTTCACTTAGAATCATAAAAAAGGTACCCCGAACTGATGTGATGGTAATGATTATCGTGGCGGGAGTGACTGTAATCTTCAATAACTTGGCCATAGCAGTGATCATTGGAGTTATTATTTCCGCACTGTCCTTTGCGTGGAATAGTGCCAAAAAAATCCATGCACATATAACCTATGATGAAAATCAGGTAAAACACTATGGAATTGACGGACCACTATTTTTTGGGTCAACAACCGCCTTCAAAGAAATATTTGACTATGTCAACGACCCTGACCAAATAGTGGTTGATTTTAGTGAGTCCAAAGTAATGGATCATTCTGCAATCGAAGCATTAAACTGTATGACACAAAAATACGCTAAATTAGGCAAAAGTGTCCATTTAAAACATCTAAGTGAAGATTGTAGAACTCTTCTAGATAATGCATCCGAAATAATTGATGTAAATCTCTGGGAAGATCCTCACTATAAAATAGCAGATAATAATTTAGAATAA